The Streptococcus pluranimalium genome contains a region encoding:
- a CDS encoding DUF3862 domain-containing protein, which yields MKSKKLLLITTITLALISLSACSSNKNTKPQANKEALNTLQSKTEPQQDPQVRLKFNDIKTATAADDFKGGTPLEQIKALYGEPKSHTTKPAGDVTLDVYTWDVDGVIISAQLFEDSTIARAISNFAFDRKQTVTKKIYDEKLPNDLTFTEVTEIIGQPDVMSQAVSSDGEQLQALWSSNLKGKDNTRQIELIFKNGKLSEKSQKGLE from the coding sequence ATGAAATCTAAAAAACTTTTACTAATAACTACTATTACATTAGCACTTATCAGTCTTTCAGCCTGCTCATCAAACAAAAACACAAAGCCGCAAGCTAATAAGGAAGCATTAAATACTCTTCAATCTAAAACAGAACCCCAACAAGATCCACAAGTCCGCTTGAAATTTAATGATATTAAAACTGCTACCGCTGCTGATGACTTTAAAGGCGGTACTCCCCTTGAACAAATAAAAGCTTTGTATGGTGAGCCAAAGTCCCATACAACAAAACCTGCAGGAGATGTTACCCTAGATGTCTATACTTGGGATGTTGATGGTGTGATAATCAGTGCACAATTGTTTGAAGATAGCACTATTGCTCGAGCTATCTCAAATTTTGCTTTCGACCGAAAACAAACCGTTACCAAAAAAATTTACGATGAAAAATTACCTAATGATTTAACATTCACAGAGGTAACTGAAATTATTGGACAACCCGATGTTATGTCCCAAGCCGTTTCTTCCGATGGAGAACAGTTACAAGCCTTATGGTCTAGTAATTTAAAAGGAAAAGATAACACAAGACAAATAGAATTAATTTTCAAAAATGGTAAGCTTAGTGAAAAATCACAAAAAGGTCTAGAATAA
- a CDS encoding TVP38/TMEM64 family protein: MEMKYSKRYRLWQKIIRFIGFLCLIATGVLILWLYHIGILNDTNVLKTVIQKHDLIGPLIFIIIQIIQVVFPVIPGGLTTVVGFWVFGWWQGFIYNYIGIIVGSIILFLLVKRFGRKFILLFLKEDTFFKYEQKLESKHFENLFILSMIAPVSPADIMVMVTALTNMSLKRFITIILIAKPFSIIGYSALWIYGGDWAKKFL, translated from the coding sequence ATGGAAATGAAATATAGCAAGCGCTACCGATTATGGCAAAAAATAATCCGATTTATTGGCTTTCTTTGTCTGATTGCAACAGGTGTCTTAATCCTCTGGCTCTATCATATCGGCATATTAAATGATACAAATGTTTTAAAAACTGTTATTCAAAAACATGATCTTATAGGCCCCCTCATTTTTATCATCATCCAGATTATTCAAGTTGTCTTTCCGGTTATCCCTGGTGGATTAACGACTGTGGTAGGCTTTTGGGTTTTTGGCTGGTGGCAAGGATTTATCTACAACTACATTGGCATAATTGTTGGGAGTATTATTTTATTCCTACTCGTTAAACGCTTTGGCAGGAAATTTATTCTTCTTTTTCTAAAGGAAGATACCTTTTTTAAGTATGAACAAAAACTAGAGAGTAAACATTTTGAGAATCTTTTTATTTTAAGTATGATTGCACCAGTTTCCCCTGCGGATATCATGGTGATGGTCACTGCTCTCACTAATATGAGCTTAAAACGATTCATTACCATAATCCTTATCGCCAAACCTTTTTCAATTATTGGTTACAGTGCATTATGGATATACGGCGGAGATTGGGCTAAAAAATTTCTATAA
- a CDS encoding DNA polymerase III subunit alpha, translated as MFIPLETKTVYSFMESLIDIDTYISRGKELGYSSLGIMDRDNLYAAYHFVKQSQLAGIQAIVGLSTHLFYQNYQIDCRLVALNSHGYRNLMKLSTEVMSGNRQLNSLLDYFEDILTIIPYYEAVDTLELPISFAIGVDLETPPQTFTKPILPLFQVTAFEFEDKETLQMLKAIKDNLPLKEVEVNQKPSILPDAKQMSEAFDNRFPGIIEELTKITKDISYTFDTNLKLPRFNRDKEAYIELRERTFAGLQEKGLTDAIYQERLEKELKIIHDMGFDDYFLIVWDLLSFGRQQGYYMGMGRGSAAGSLVAYALSITGIDPVKNDLLFERFLNAERYSMPDIDIDLPDIYRSEFLHYVRDRYGSDHAAQIVTFSTFGAKQAIRDVFKRFGAAEYELTNITKKISFRDNLTSVYEKNMSFRQIINSKPEYQRAFEIAKKIEGKPRQTSIHAAGVVMSDDLLTDHIPLKSGEEMMITQYDAGAVEANGLLKMDFLGLRNLTFVQKMKETVASELGKDIVIEEIDLEDPETLKLFASGRTKGIFQFEQAGAINLLKRIKPARFEEVVATTSLNRPGASDYIDNFIARKYAKEAVDLIDPVVAPILEPTYGIMLYQEQVMQIAQVFSGFTLGKADMLRRAMSKKNLAEMQTMEADFLSGAEELGRNPETAKRLFEMMAKFAGYGFNRSHAFAYSALAFQLAFFKAHYPSVFYDVMLNYSSSDYLSDALTSGFSLSKLSINHIPYKDKISNGQIYLGLKNIKGLPRELAYWIIESRPFQGVEDFLTRLPENFQKSDLVLPLIQVGLFDQFEKNRRKIELNLENLLLFVQELGSLFAESSYNWIEETDYSNAEKYRQEVAILGIGISPHPLKELMLNQSRSVDKIEHLTANQTVTVLGQIESIKIIRTKSSGQQMAFLRITDTERRLDITLFPETYHHLSSQLKEEGIYYFTGRTQERDGRIQLILNQLEIASTEKYWIQVPNHDHDIVIARILKEHPGKIPVVIHYQESRETIQSKVYFVEKSQALDDSLKPYVMKTVFR; from the coding sequence ATGTTTATACCATTAGAAACAAAGACTGTCTATAGTTTTATGGAAAGTCTCATAGATATAGATACTTATATTTCCCGAGGAAAAGAACTTGGTTATTCAAGTTTAGGGATTATGGATAGGGATAATTTATATGCTGCCTATCATTTTGTGAAACAATCTCAATTAGCAGGAATTCAAGCAATTGTTGGTCTTTCAACCCACTTGTTTTATCAGAATTATCAAATAGATTGTCGCTTAGTTGCGCTCAATTCTCATGGTTATCGAAACTTGATGAAACTATCAACGGAAGTTATGTCAGGCAATCGCCAACTGAATAGTTTATTGGATTATTTCGAGGATATATTGACGATTATTCCTTATTACGAGGCAGTTGATACTTTAGAGCTTCCTATTTCATTTGCGATTGGTGTTGATTTGGAGACACCTCCTCAAACATTTACGAAACCAATTCTCCCTCTTTTTCAAGTAACTGCTTTTGAGTTTGAAGATAAAGAAACCCTTCAAATGCTTAAAGCTATAAAGGATAACCTTCCTTTAAAAGAGGTTGAGGTCAATCAAAAGCCATCTATTTTACCAGATGCAAAGCAAATGTCAGAAGCCTTTGACAATCGATTTCCTGGAATTATAGAAGAATTAACAAAAATTACTAAAGACATCTCCTATACGTTTGATACGAATTTAAAATTACCGAGATTTAACCGAGATAAAGAGGCATATATCGAGTTAAGAGAGCGAACCTTTGCCGGTCTTCAAGAGAAGGGGTTAACAGATGCTATCTATCAAGAGCGACTAGAAAAAGAACTAAAGATCATCCATGATATGGGATTTGATGATTATTTCTTGATTGTTTGGGATTTGTTATCATTTGGGCGTCAGCAAGGTTACTACATGGGAATGGGACGTGGTTCTGCGGCGGGGAGCTTAGTTGCTTATGCGCTTTCTATAACTGGAATTGATCCTGTTAAAAATGACTTGTTATTTGAACGTTTTTTAAATGCTGAGCGTTATAGTATGCCGGATATTGATATTGACTTGCCAGATATTTATCGCAGTGAGTTTCTACACTATGTTAGGGATCGTTATGGTTCTGATCATGCTGCACAAATAGTCACCTTTTCAACTTTCGGAGCCAAGCAAGCCATTCGTGATGTTTTTAAACGCTTTGGTGCTGCTGAATATGAACTTACCAATATCACTAAGAAGATTTCATTTCGTGATAATTTGACCAGTGTTTATGAGAAAAATATGTCTTTCCGGCAGATTATCAATAGCAAACCTGAGTATCAAAGAGCTTTTGAGATAGCCAAAAAAATTGAAGGAAAGCCCCGTCAAACATCCATTCATGCGGCGGGTGTTGTGATGAGTGATGATTTACTGACAGATCATATTCCCTTAAAATCAGGTGAAGAGATGATGATTACCCAGTATGATGCTGGTGCTGTTGAAGCTAACGGTCTTTTAAAGATGGATTTCCTTGGTTTACGGAATCTGACTTTCGTTCAAAAGATGAAGGAGACAGTAGCTTCTGAATTAGGGAAAGATATTGTTATTGAAGAAATTGACTTAGAAGATCCAGAAACCTTAAAACTCTTTGCTTCTGGACGAACCAAAGGGATTTTTCAATTTGAACAAGCAGGAGCCATCAATCTGTTAAAACGTATTAAACCTGCACGTTTTGAAGAAGTTGTTGCAACGACAAGTTTGAACCGACCAGGTGCGAGTGATTACATTGATAATTTCATTGCTCGAAAATACGCTAAAGAAGCTGTTGATTTGATAGATCCCGTGGTAGCACCTATTTTAGAGCCAACGTATGGGATTATGTTGTATCAGGAGCAGGTTATGCAAATTGCTCAAGTATTTTCTGGCTTTACACTTGGAAAAGCGGACATGCTTCGCCGGGCCATGTCTAAGAAGAATCTTGCTGAGATGCAGACGATGGAAGCTGATTTTTTATCAGGAGCTGAAGAATTGGGTAGGAATCCTGAAACAGCTAAACGTTTATTTGAAATGATGGCTAAGTTTGCTGGTTATGGTTTTAACAGGAGTCATGCTTTTGCCTACTCAGCATTAGCCTTCCAATTAGCATTTTTCAAAGCACATTATCCGTCTGTTTTTTACGATGTTATGCTCAACTATTCAAGTAGTGATTATCTAAGTGATGCTTTAACTTCTGGTTTTAGTCTTTCTAAATTATCCATCAATCATATCCCCTATAAAGATAAAATATCAAATGGACAGATTTATCTAGGGTTAAAGAATATCAAAGGCTTACCGAGAGAATTAGCTTATTGGATTATCGAAAGTAGACCCTTTCAAGGGGTAGAAGATTTCTTAACCCGATTACCAGAGAATTTTCAAAAATCTGACTTAGTACTTCCTTTGATACAAGTTGGTTTATTTGATCAGTTTGAGAAAAATCGACGTAAAATTGAATTGAACTTGGAAAACTTACTTTTATTTGTTCAGGAACTGGGAAGTCTCTTTGCAGAATCTTCCTATAATTGGATAGAAGAGACAGATTACTCTAACGCTGAGAAGTATCGTCAAGAAGTAGCGATATTAGGGATTGGCATTAGTCCACATCCCTTGAAAGAGTTAATGTTAAATCAGTCACGTTCAGTAGATAAAATAGAGCATCTAACTGCTAATCAGACAGTTACAGTTTTAGGGCAGATTGAGTCTATAAAAATCATTCGAACAAAGTCAAGTGGTCAACAAATGGCCTTCTTACGAATAACTGATACGGAGAGGCGACTGGATATAACCTTGTTTCCAGAAACATATCATCATTTATCGAGCCAGTTAAAAGAAGAAGGGATATATTATTTTACTGGTCGCACACAAGAACGTGACGGCCGTATCCAACTAATCTTGAACCAATTGGAGATAGCCAGTACTGAGAAATACTGGATCCAAGTTCCAAACCATGATCACGATATAGTTATTGCTAGGATCTTAAAGGAACATCCAGGGAAAATTCCAGTGGTCATTCACTATCAAGAGAGTCGTGAAACGATTCAAAGCAAGGTCTATTTTGTTGAAAAATCACAAGCTTTGGATGATAGCTTAAAACCCTATGTTATGAAAACGGTTTTTCGTTAA
- the pfkA gene encoding 6-phosphofructokinase, which translates to MKRIAVLTSGGDAPGMNAAVRAVARKAITEGMEVFGINRGYAGMVEGDIFQLEAGTVANILSNGGTFLQSARYPEFATLEGQLKGIEQLKKHGIEGVVVVGGDGSYHGAMRLTEHGFPAVGLPGTIDNDIVGTDYTIGFDTAVSTATEALDRIRDTSASHDRTFVVEVMGRNAGDIALWSGIASGADQIIIPEEDYDIDEVVAKIKEGYSRNKKHHIIVLAEGVMSGEEFAAKLKEAGDDSDLRVTNLGHLLRGGAPTARDRVLASWMGARAVELLKEGRGGVAVGIQKEALVESPILGTAEEGALFSLEGDKIVVNNPHKARLDFAKLNKDLAN; encoded by the coding sequence ATGAAACGTATTGCTGTTTTAACTAGTGGTGGTGACGCTCCTGGTATGAACGCTGCTGTTCGTGCAGTAGCTCGTAAGGCAATCACAGAAGGAATGGAAGTTTTCGGTATTAACCGCGGTTACGCTGGTATGGTCGAAGGTGACATTTTCCAACTTGAAGCCGGCACAGTTGCTAATATTCTTTCTAATGGAGGTACCTTCCTTCAATCAGCTCGCTATCCTGAATTTGCGACTTTAGAAGGTCAATTAAAAGGTATTGAACAATTAAAAAAACACGGTATTGAAGGTGTAGTTGTTGTGGGTGGAGATGGCTCTTACCATGGTGCTATGCGATTGACAGAACATGGTTTCCCAGCTGTTGGTCTTCCAGGAACAATTGACAATGATATTGTTGGGACAGATTATACAATCGGATTTGATACTGCTGTAAGCACAGCTACAGAAGCTCTTGACCGTATTCGTGATACATCTGCATCACATGATCGTACTTTTGTTGTTGAAGTAATGGGTCGTAATGCTGGGGATATCGCACTTTGGTCTGGTATCGCGTCAGGCGCTGACCAAATTATCATTCCTGAAGAAGATTATGATATCGATGAAGTTGTTGCTAAAATTAAAGAAGGCTATAGTCGCAACAAAAAACACCATATCATCGTTCTTGCTGAAGGTGTTATGAGTGGTGAAGAATTTGCTGCTAAGTTGAAAGAAGCAGGAGATGATTCAGATCTTCGTGTCACTAACTTAGGACACTTGCTCCGTGGTGGTGCACCAACTGCTCGTGATCGTGTGTTAGCTTCATGGATGGGAGCTCGTGCTGTTGAACTTCTTAAAGAAGGTCGTGGTGGAGTTGCTGTTGGTATTCAAAAAGAAGCTTTGGTTGAAAGTCCAATTCTTGGAACAGCTGAAGAAGGTGCTTTATTCTCTCTTGAAGGTGATAAGATTGTCGTTAACAATCCTCATAAAGCACGCTTAGATTTCGCTAAATTGAACAAAGATTTGGCAAACTAA
- the pyk gene encoding pyruvate kinase yields the protein MNKRVKIVATLGPAVEIRGGKRFGEDGYWGEQLDVETSAAKIAELIEAGANVFRFNFSHGDHEEQGARMATVRRAEELARQKVGFLLDTKGPEMRTELFEGDDKEFSYVTGEKIRVATIQGQKSTRDVIALNVAGALDIYDEVSVGNTILIDDGKLGLRVVEKDIAKREFVVEVENDGIIAKQKGVNIPNTKIPFPALAERDNADIRFGLEQGLNFIAISFVRTAKDVEEVRAICKETGNEHVQLFAKIENQQGIDNIDEIIEAADGIMIARGDMGIEVPFEMVPVFQKMIITKVNAAGKAVITATNMLETMTDKPRATRSEVSDVFNAVIDGTDATMLSGESANGKYPVEAVKTMATIDKNAQGLLNEYGRLDSSTFPRTNKTDAVASAVKDASRSMDIKLVVTITESGNTARAISKFRPDADILAVTFDEKVQRSLMMYWGVIPVVTSKPDTTDDMFELAEKVALETGLVQSGDNIVIVAGVPVGSGGTNTMRIRTVQ from the coding sequence ATGAATAAACGTGTAAAAATCGTTGCAACACTTGGTCCAGCCGTTGAAATCCGTGGTGGCAAACGTTTTGGAGAAGATGGCTACTGGGGTGAGCAACTAGATGTTGAAACATCTGCAGCAAAAATTGCTGAATTGATTGAAGCAGGAGCTAATGTTTTTCGTTTCAACTTCTCACATGGTGATCATGAAGAGCAAGGTGCTCGTATGGCTACTGTACGTCGTGCTGAGGAGTTGGCACGTCAAAAAGTTGGTTTCCTTCTTGATACAAAAGGACCAGAAATGCGTACAGAGCTTTTTGAAGGAGACGACAAAGAATTTTCATACGTAACTGGAGAAAAAATTCGTGTTGCTACAATTCAAGGACAAAAATCAACTCGTGATGTTATTGCATTGAACGTAGCAGGCGCTCTAGATATCTATGATGAGGTATCAGTAGGAAATACTATTCTTATCGATGATGGTAAACTTGGTTTACGTGTTGTTGAAAAGGATATTGCAAAACGTGAGTTCGTTGTAGAAGTTGAAAATGATGGGATTATTGCTAAACAAAAAGGTGTTAACATCCCAAATACTAAGATTCCTTTCCCAGCACTTGCTGAACGTGATAATGCTGATATCCGTTTTGGTCTTGAGCAAGGTCTTAACTTTATCGCTATCTCATTTGTACGTACAGCAAAAGACGTTGAAGAAGTTCGTGCAATCTGTAAAGAAACTGGTAACGAACACGTTCAATTGTTTGCGAAAATTGAGAACCAACAAGGTATCGATAATATCGATGAAATCATCGAAGCAGCTGATGGTATCATGATTGCTCGTGGTGATATGGGTATCGAAGTTCCATTTGAAATGGTTCCAGTATTCCAAAAAATGATTATCACTAAAGTTAATGCGGCTGGAAAAGCAGTTATTACAGCAACAAACATGCTTGAAACAATGACTGATAAACCACGTGCAACTCGTTCAGAAGTATCTGACGTTTTCAACGCTGTTATCGATGGTACTGATGCAACAATGCTTTCAGGTGAGTCAGCTAATGGTAAATATCCAGTTGAAGCTGTTAAAACAATGGCTACTATTGATAAAAATGCACAAGGACTTCTTAATGAGTATGGCCGTTTAGATTCTTCAACATTCCCACGTACTAATAAAACTGATGCTGTTGCTTCAGCAGTTAAAGATGCTTCACGCTCAATGGACATCAAACTTGTTGTTACAATCACTGAATCAGGTAATACTGCACGTGCTATTTCTAAATTCCGTCCAGATGCAGACATCTTGGCAGTTACTTTTGATGAAAAAGTACAACGTTCATTGATGATGTATTGGGGTGTCATTCCAGTTGTAACTTCAAAACCAGATACAACTGATGATATGTTTGAATTAGCTGAAAAAGTTGCTCTTGAAACAGGACTTGTACAATCAGGTGATAACATTGTTATCGTTGCAGGTGTACCAGTTGGTTCAGGTGGTACTAACACAATGCGTATCCGCACTGTTCAATAA
- the lepB gene encoding signal peptidase I, whose product MVKRDLIRNIILAIIFSLVLFFIGRFYISTVKVTQENENSFLKAGDVLIYTKQTKPKENDFIVYDVDGKTYISRFIAKGEDSVTSMDDVLYINGKIKSEPYIEKLKSAYLTENNHQMNFTTDFNLRVVNKAMKAKTDKDSYFVLNDNRQDLKDSRTFGVISHAQVRGVLTFKVFPFESFGFIESQ is encoded by the coding sequence ATGGTAAAGCGTGATTTAATTCGGAATATTATTTTAGCAATTATTTTTTCTCTGGTTCTTTTTTTTATTGGGAGATTTTATATATCTACTGTAAAAGTTACTCAAGAAAATGAAAATAGTTTTTTGAAGGCTGGGGATGTTCTCATTTATACTAAACAAACAAAGCCTAAAGAAAATGATTTTATTGTTTATGATGTGGATGGTAAGACTTACATTAGTCGTTTCATTGCTAAAGGTGAAGATAGTGTAACTTCAATGGATGATGTTCTTTATATCAATGGTAAAATCAAATCGGAACCTTACATTGAGAAATTGAAGTCTGCTTATCTGACAGAAAATAATCATCAAATGAATTTTACAACGGATTTTAACTTAAGGGTAGTGAACAAGGCCATGAAGGCTAAGACTGATAAAGATTCTTATTTTGTATTGAATGACAATCGTCAAGATTTAAAGGATAGCCGGACATTCGGTGTGATCAGTCATGCTCAGGTAAGAGGAGTGTTAACTTTTAAGGTCTTTCCGTTTGAATCATTTGGCTTTATTGAGAGTCAATAA
- the glmS gene encoding glutamine--fructose-6-phosphate transaminase (isomerizing): protein MCGIVGVVGNRNATDILMQGLEKLEYRGYDSAGIYVANGDNSSLVKSVGRIADLRAKIGIDVAGSTGIGHTRWATHGQATEDNAHPHTSATGRFILVHNGVIENYLQIKEEYLSGHDLKGQTDTEIAVHLIGQFVEDGLSVLEAFKKALTIIEGSYAFALVDSEDTDTIYVAKNKSPLLIGLGDGYNMVCSDAMAMIRETSEFMEIHDKELVILTKDSATVTDYDGNEIERDSYTAELDLSDIGKGTYPFYMLKEIDEQPTVMRKLISTYADSEGNMTIDPAIVKSVQEADRIYILAAGTSYNAGFASKAMLEKLTDTPVELGVASEWGYNMPLLSEKPMFILLSQSGETADSRQVLVKANEMGIPSLTVTNVPGSTLSREATYTMLLHAGPEIAVASTKAYTAQVAALAFLAKAVGEANGKAEALEFDLVHELSLVAQSIEATLSEKDMIADKVEKLLSTTRNAFYIGRGNDYYVAMEASLKLKEISYIQCEGFAAGELKHGTISLIEDGTPVIGLISSSELVAAHTRGNIQEVAARGANVLTVVEEGLEREGDDIVVNKVHPFLATIGMVIPTQLIAYYASLQRGLDVDKPRNLAKAVTVE from the coding sequence ATGTGTGGAATTGTTGGTGTTGTAGGAAATCGTAACGCAACAGATATCTTGATGCAAGGTCTTGAAAAATTAGAATATCGTGGTTATGACTCAGCCGGTATTTATGTTGCTAACGGTGATAATTCTAGTCTTGTCAAATCAGTTGGTCGTATTGCTGACCTACGTGCTAAAATCGGTATTGATGTTGCTGGTAGTACTGGTATTGGTCATACTCGTTGGGCAACACACGGCCAAGCAACTGAAGATAATGCGCACCCACATACATCAGCAACTGGGCGTTTTATTTTGGTTCACAATGGTGTTATTGAAAACTACCTTCAAATCAAAGAAGAGTACCTTTCAGGTCATGACTTAAAAGGTCAAACGGATACTGAAATTGCTGTTCATTTGATTGGACAATTTGTAGAAGATGGTTTATCTGTTCTTGAAGCTTTTAAAAAGGCTCTAACAATCATTGAAGGGTCATATGCATTTGCTTTGGTTGATTCTGAAGATACAGATACTATTTATGTCGCTAAAAATAAATCACCACTCTTGATTGGTTTGGGTGATGGCTACAACATGGTTTGCTCAGATGCTATGGCCATGATTCGTGAAACTTCTGAATTTATGGAAATTCACGATAAAGAGTTGGTTATTTTGACAAAAGATTCAGCAACAGTTACTGACTACGATGGTAACGAAATTGAACGTGATTCTTACACAGCTGAACTTGACCTTTCAGATATCGGTAAAGGAACTTATCCATTCTATATGCTGAAAGAAATTGATGAGCAACCAACTGTTATGCGTAAGTTGATTTCAACTTATGCTGATAGCGAAGGAAATATGACTATTGATCCTGCGATTGTTAAGTCTGTTCAAGAGGCTGACCGTATTTACATCCTTGCAGCAGGTACATCATACAATGCAGGTTTTGCTTCAAAAGCAATGCTTGAAAAACTGACTGATACGCCAGTTGAACTTGGTGTTGCATCTGAATGGGGCTACAACATGCCACTCCTTAGTGAAAAACCAATGTTCATCTTGCTCAGCCAATCAGGAGAAACAGCAGATAGTCGTCAGGTTCTTGTGAAAGCAAATGAAATGGGTATTCCAAGCTTGACAGTGACAAATGTGCCTGGATCAACCTTGTCACGTGAAGCGACTTACACAATGTTACTTCATGCTGGACCTGAAATTGCAGTTGCTTCGACAAAAGCTTATACAGCTCAAGTTGCAGCACTTGCCTTCTTAGCTAAAGCAGTTGGTGAAGCAAATGGTAAAGCAGAAGCGCTTGAGTTTGATTTGGTACATGAGTTGTCATTAGTTGCCCAATCTATCGAAGCTACGCTTTCTGAAAAAGATATGATTGCTGACAAAGTTGAAAAACTTCTCTCAACAACTCGCAATGCTTTCTATATCGGTCGTGGTAATGACTACTATGTTGCTATGGAAGCATCACTAAAATTGAAAGAAATCTCATATATTCAATGTGAAGGATTTGCTGCTGGTGAATTGAAACATGGTACGATTTCATTGATTGAAGATGGTACACCAGTTATTGGTTTGATTTCTTCAAGTGAATTGGTAGCAGCGCATACTCGTGGTAATATCCAAGAAGTCGCAGCTCGTGGTGCAAACGTCCTTACTGTGGTAGAAGAAGGACTAGAACGTGAAGGTGATGATATTGTTGTCAATAAAGTTCACCCATTCCTCGCAACAATTGGTATGGTGATCCCAACACAATTGATTGCTTATTACGCATCGCTTCAACGTGGTCTTGACGTTGATAAACCACGTAACTTGGCTAAGGCTGTTACAGTTGAATAA